The genomic window GCCGATCTGTTTCCCACCATGCGCCAGTTCTCCTGCGGAGATTGCAGATTCGGCCATTGCGGCATGCGCGTTTCGATAAACGCGACAGTCCACGGTGCCGTTCGGGCTCAATCATCGACGCCGAGGAAACTCGTGACAGAGCGTGGCTACTGTCCTTTCGAGCAAGTCCCAGCGAGGACGCCGACCACGGCCTCGCGGCTTGACCTCGCCGGGATTCAGCGCCTGCTGGGGCATGCCGTCCGAAGGCCGCTCAGCCGGTGACGCCGGGACATGGCTGGCGGCCAGGACCGCGCGGTGGCGCCAGAATGTGCGGGCCGTGGCAACTGCACCGCGTGAGACATCGAGAGTCAGCGCATCAGCTTGTGGAAGATGAGGAAGTCGCACGGGGTGGCGAGCAGCGGCACCAGGTGCGGGTAGCTCTCCTCCAGCTCACCTTTACGCTCGAGGACGTACCCGAGCCGCAGATACCAACCGCGCAAAAACTCCTTCACCGGATGCGCCCAGCTGCGGGGCACCAGTAGCTCCAGCTGCACCGTCCGCGCTCCCCGATCGACACAGTGGCGCTCGGCGAAATCGACCAGGGCCCGGCCGATTCCGGTGCCGCGCTGCTCGGGCGCACACACCAGCATGCCGAATTCGCCGATGCCGTCGGCCAATTGCTGAATGCAGACGGCACCAACGACCCGGCCATCCTCATCGCGCGCCACGGCGACCTGTCCGGCGGTGATCAACCCCGCCAGCTCGGATGTCGTTGTGCGGCTGGCGCCGTCGCGCCACAGGCCCTCTTCGGCCACCTCGTACACCCGATTCACCAGATCGGTAACCTCCGCGACCAGCGCGGTATCGCCCGCCGCCTCCGTCGGCACCATCTCGATGAACACCATCGGTACTCCTTCTCGCATCGTGACGTTCCTCGCGTCCGCTTCCGCGCCCATGATCACATCCATGTATACCCGTGGCACATGAATTGGTGCTCGGGACGTATTTCCGCGGCGACGGGTTGTTCGTACCGTCGGGTGACACCCCGTGCCGAGCGCGACAAACCGAAGGCGAACCGTCAAGGCCCTGGTTGCCGCACATGCCAACGACGACAACGCCATTCGCCATCAAATCCTGCACCGCGGAATCAACGAGGCCGAAACCAAGCTGGAGCGAACCGGCCTGAGTAGTGGGGCTGTTGGGGCGCCGATGGCGAACGCGGAACGCTGAATTCGATCGCGGGATCAGGCCCTGGCGGGCTCCTCGGTGTCCTCGAAGTTGAAGTAGACGGCCAGCAGGAACGGCTCCAGCTCGCCGTACGCCCAGGTCCACGAGACGTCTATCAGGAAGACATTGTGCTGGCTGATCCACTGCTGCGCCTTCCCGAACACCTCTGCGGCGGTGCCAGCAGAGAACTGCCGGCAGGCTATGGGGTGGACCTGGGAGTCTTCGTCGGAATCGTCGAAGCCGGGCGGGATGTCGATGCAATAGTCGGGATTCATGTTCGAATTATGCCGAGTGGGATCCGGAGGCAACTCGGTCCTGCCTGCCGCCGAATGAACGGTGGCTGCCAGAATCGTTGGCGCACAATCGATCCAGGTCATCACACTACTCCGCAGCCCACCCGACATCTCGTTCCGAAGCGTTGCGTCAAACCCCTGGTATGACATGGGTGACGGGCAGACCCCAAGCTCGAAATAACGCCGAGCACCTCGACCTACACCGTCGATACTGCGAATGGAGGGGCCCCCTCGTCCTTCAGCTTTCGACAAGGAAGACTCGAGTGCCTGTCGTGACAGGTGAGGTCGCAAATTCAGGTGTCACGCGTTACCGGAGAAGCCCAGCCAATGAATGACCTGGGCAGGACCCGACAGCCATGTGGCGCATCGTCCAACTTGACCATGCCGCAGCGGCATGGACTGGACTACCCAGTGCCCGCATGTGCAGTGGCTTGCATAGCACTGCGTGCGGCCGCACCGGACCGGACAAGCACGCGAGCGCGATTCCGATCATCGAGAAAGAGATTCATGATGTCCATTGCACGAAAGTTCGTCATCAGCGTCTCCGCGATCGCCGGATGCCTGCTCGCGGCGCCGGTCGCAGGCGCCACCCCGACCGCCGGGGTCGAAGTGACGACGCTGGCCGAGACCACGGTCGCCGGTACGCATTACGTCCTGCGCGAGCTGACGCTGCAGCCCGGCGCGACCACCGGATGGCACTATCACGACGGCCCGCTGTACGCGGTCGTGCGCAACGGCGTACTGAGCCATTATGATTCGAGCTGCGCCGTCGACGGATCCCACGGACCGGGCCACACGATCGTCGAGCCCAGCGGACCGGGGTACGTCCACATCGGCAGGAATCAAGGCAGCCATCCCGTCGTACTCGACGTCCTGTACATGTTGCCGGTCGGCGCCCCGCCGTCCCAGGACGTCCCGAATCCGGGCTGCCCATTCCAGTAGCCCGCGAACACTTCAGGCTAACCAACGGGAGCGATACCAGCTGCTCGCCCCCGTTGGTTAGCCGTCCATAGTTTCCAACGCACAAAAGTATCGATGACCGTGAGAGCAAAGGAGAACCGTGAGGCGACGACAGAACGGCGAGAAGTTCGTCAACGGTGAGAAGGAAGCTCCATGCGTGTTCTTCTGACCACCCAGCCCGGCCACGGACATTTCGATCCGATGATTCCCTACGCCAACGCATTCCGGGCCGCCGGTCATGAGGTACGGGTCGCGAGCAGCGCGCCGTTCGCCCGGGTCGTCGAGGCGGCCGGCTTCGATTTCACCGCTATCGGAACGCATTTCCGATGGGACGATGTCGAGACGACGTTCCCCGAGTTCGTCGATTACGCGCGCCGGGGTCAGGGACTGGAGTATTCCAGCGAATTCAGCTGGACCACATGGAATCCGGCGGCGGCTCGTGACCTGCTCGCCTCGTTCGACAGTTGGCGGCCGGACGTCATGATCCGCGAGTTCGCCGAGAACGGCGCCACGCTCGCCGGGCAAGTGGCCGACATTCCCGTGATCTGCGCCTCGTGGTCGGCCCTGCCGACCGATGCACGACGCTGGGGGTCGGTGATCAACTGGCCGCGAGTGCTCGACCATTACGCCAGTACCGCGAGGACCTTCGGGATCGAACACGACGACGCCGAGGCGGTATGGAACCGACAGCTGACGCTCACCGGCCTGCCTCCGTCGTGGTTCAGCGGGGGCAACACGGGCCCGACGGTGCGGCATCTGCGCCTGCCACTGGCCGACGGGCCGGACGCGCCCGGCCCGGATTGGCTGGACACGCTCGGCCGCGAACGTCCGCTCGTTTACGCGACCCTGGGCACGGTTTTCAATCGGATGCGTAAGCCACGCCGAGCCGTGATCGATGGCCTGGCCGAACTCGACGCGGATGTCCTGCTGACGGTCGGGCGCACTGTCGACCCGGATACGATCGGTTCGATTCCGCCGCGAATGCGCGTCGAACGCTTTGTGCCCCAGGGCTATGCCCTTTCCAAGGCGTTTCTGGCGGTCAGCCACGCGGGGCTGGGCACCATGCTCGGCGCGATCTATCACGGCGTGCCGATGGTGTCGCTCGTTCTCGGCGCCGAACATTCCATCAACGCGGCCAGCGCCGCGGAGGCCGGACTGGCGCTCCCACTGAGCCTGGACGAGATCGACGCCGCCACGATCGCCGCCACCGCGACGCGGGCATTGCACGACCGTGCGCTGCGGACCAGATCCACCGCGGTTCGGAAGGAGTGCGAAGACCTGGAAACCATCGACTGTCTCGTGCCACTCGCCGAGATCTACGCCGAGAACGGCACCACCCTTCCGAACTGATCTCGTTGAACCCTTCCCGCCGCCGGAATCGTTCCGGCCGCAAACACATTGGAAAGGCCGCTATGAACGTCGAGATCGAACCTTTTCCGGTAAGCATTCCCGAACGAGACCTGGAGGACCTGCGGGAGCGTCTCGACCGCGTTCGGCTTCCCGAAGCGGAGACGGTTCGAGACGGTACACAGGGCATCGGCTTGCAACGTCTGCAGAGCCTGCTGGCCGCCTGGCGGCAGCACGAGTGGCGAGCGCTGGAGAAGCGATGGAATGCGTTGCCGCACTACCGCACTCGTCTGGATGGCCTGAACATCGCGTTCTGGCATGTGCGCTCGCGCGAGCCCGACGCCTTTCCTCTGCTGCTGACCCACGGCTGGCCAGGCTCGGTGCTGGAGTTCGAGAGTGTCATCGGACCGCTGACCGACCCTGTCGCACACGGCGGTTCCGCCGAGGACGCTTTCGACGTGGTCATACCCGCCCTGCCCGGTTTCGGGTTCAGCGAGCGGCCCCAGGAAATCGGCTGGAACCCTGGCCGTACCGCACGGGCCTGGGCAGATCTCATGACCAGGCTCGGGTACGAACGCTTCGGGGCGCACGGCGGTGACTGGGGCGCGTACGTAAGCACCGAGCTGGCGCGCCTGGCACCCGAGCGAGTTGCCGCCCTGCATCTGACCATGCCGCTCGCCTCGCCCCTACCCGAGGACATGGTGACAGCCGACGACGCGGAACAAGCCATGATCGCCAAACGGGACAGATTCATGCGGACCGGCCCCACCCATGTGATTGTCCAAGCCATGCTGCCGCAGACCTTCGGCTACTCCCTGCTCGACTCTCCGGCCGGGCTCGCCGCGTGGCTCAGCGAGGCGCTGGTCGCCTTTTCGGACACGCGCCCCGAGGCAGGTGGTGGCGTCACCATGGCACAGCAGGTGGACGACATCGCCCTGTATTGGTTCACCGGCACAGGCGCCTCTACCGCTCGCTGGTACTGGGAGGCGGTACGGTGGACGCCGCGCAGCGCGGAGGCACAGAACGCGCAGACGGTGACGGTGCCTACTGCCTGCACAGTGTTTCCGGCCGAACCGTTTCCCGTCGCTCGGCGCTGGGCCGAACGCCGCTATCGCAATCTCACCAGCTGGAACGAGATGGAGCACGGCGGGCACTATCCGGGCTGGGAACAACCCGGCGTGCTGGTCGATGAGCTCAGGAACGCCTTCCGCCACGCCCGCAATCGCTAGAGCTGTGCCAGCGGCCAGGCACAATCACTTTCAGCCACAACGGATTCCGCATACAGGCGCGAGTGAACGTTCTTTCATCGGGCAGGGTGGTGAACGCCGCGACTCGACGAACCTACAATCTATACGTTCAGGCTATACAACATGCAAAACAGGCATTTTACGGACCGCCTACCCACTCGTAGCGTCGATGGGGTGAAGGTGACGACAATTCGAACTCGCTCCGCAAACGGCACGCAGGACTGGTCGTTCGGCTTCGGGGCCGCCCACTACGTAACCGGTGAACTGCGTCCGGCGGCCGATCATGCATAGCACCACCCGCTACGGGGCGATCGCTTTCTCCTCGGCCAGCGCTGCTCGGCAGCGGGTGAACGGCGGTATCAACGTCTACGGCCCGCAAATGGCCGATGGCGATTTCGTGGGCGTTCCGCAAGAGCTCGACGGTCCGACTTCCCTGCTGATCCGTGAAACCGATTCCTGTTTCCTCGCCACTGTCACCCCCTCGGGGTGGCCCTACATTCA from Nocardia iowensis includes these protein-coding regions:
- a CDS encoding cupin yields the protein MSIARKFVISVSAIAGCLLAAPVAGATPTAGVEVTTLAETTVAGTHYVLRELTLQPGATTGWHYHDGPLYAVVRNGVLSHYDSSCAVDGSHGPGHTIVEPSGPGYVHIGRNQGSHPVVLDVLYMLPVGAPPSQDVPNPGCPFQ
- a CDS encoding GNAT family N-acetyltransferase; translated protein: MVFIEMVPTEAAGDTALVAEVTDLVNRVYEVAEEGLWRDGASRTTTSELAGLITAGQVAVARDEDGRVVGAVCIQQLADGIGEFGMLVCAPEQRGTGIGRALVDFAERHCVDRGARTVQLELLVPRSWAHPVKEFLRGWYLRLGYVLERKGELEESYPHLVPLLATPCDFLIFHKLMR
- a CDS encoding glycosyltransferase translates to MRVLLTTQPGHGHFDPMIPYANAFRAAGHEVRVASSAPFARVVEAAGFDFTAIGTHFRWDDVETTFPEFVDYARRGQGLEYSSEFSWTTWNPAAARDLLASFDSWRPDVMIREFAENGATLAGQVADIPVICASWSALPTDARRWGSVINWPRVLDHYASTARTFGIEHDDAEAVWNRQLTLTGLPPSWFSGGNTGPTVRHLRLPLADGPDAPGPDWLDTLGRERPLVYATLGTVFNRMRKPRRAVIDGLAELDADVLLTVGRTVDPDTIGSIPPRMRVERFVPQGYALSKAFLAVSHAGLGTMLGAIYHGVPMVSLVLGAEHSINAASAAEAGLALPLSLDEIDAATIAATATRALHDRALRTRSTAVRKECEDLETIDCLVPLAEIYAENGTTLPN
- a CDS encoding epoxide hydrolase family protein, which codes for MNVEIEPFPVSIPERDLEDLRERLDRVRLPEAETVRDGTQGIGLQRLQSLLAAWRQHEWRALEKRWNALPHYRTRLDGLNIAFWHVRSREPDAFPLLLTHGWPGSVLEFESVIGPLTDPVAHGGSAEDAFDVVIPALPGFGFSERPQEIGWNPGRTARAWADLMTRLGYERFGAHGGDWGAYVSTELARLAPERVAALHLTMPLASPLPEDMVTADDAEQAMIAKRDRFMRTGPTHVIVQAMLPQTFGYSLLDSPAGLAAWLSEALVAFSDTRPEAGGGVTMAQQVDDIALYWFTGTGASTARWYWEAVRWTPRSAEAQNAQTVTVPTACTVFPAEPFPVARRWAERRYRNLTSWNEMEHGGHYPGWEQPGVLVDELRNAFRHARNR